TGCTACTtcataaaatagttaataatcaaACGGTTACTTCattattaccaaaaataaatttcaattgtaaAATCCCTAAACGTACAGTTTGTACCAACAACATATTTAAAGATAGTCGTAGCCATACTAACCTAGCTATCACTCCTGCATCAATCGTATTTGTCGCCAATTTAATACAGTTtctcaaaataatcagcaactcaattcatttaattccacatcaacctgctttcgtcataatgtcattgcctccctgcgtaagggagctaatttgtagaaattactattatttttgttacactactttaaataatctgtatgtctctaaatcttttgtacatgccagtatatatatttttgctgtgtcttttcgttttaagtctccttgttgatatttttacatttgtgcataaatattgttggtttgtcgaataaagtaaaataaataaaaaaataaaataaataagtttgtatGAAATGTGAATGATCTCCTTTCATTTTTTTTCACGGGACTTCTTTGCATGGAAACGAAATTGTAGAATGAACTTCTTAGGCTGGTATTTCTAGATACAGCATACCTTCTAAAAAGACTGTCCATAGGTAGTTTAGAGAAGGGAACGACTCGTACCACGACATAGCCACAAACAATGATATTAAAGTGTTATTTTGtacatagtatttttattttaaataaaatagtttttaaaggatcacaacgcgtgtaattattgtaactgtatttttacattacatttttaagTAAACTATGACAGATCCTATCTCGACTCCTGTGAAGCGCAGTCCTGCCTGtctggaaaggtcacgaaacgtcgggttcctaaaataataattaaaatgtaacttttacgcaaaaactaatgtaaaaagaCAGTTAATATTTATACCACACGTATTAATCctgttaaaagtgttttattcaaatgttattttgtattttatttcagCACACAGCATCGACTGTTTCAAGTGTGTCTCCCAGAACGGCCATTTTCCAGCGTGTGATGATCCATTCCACAACAACCACTCCCTCCAGATGCTGGAGTCACCATGCATGGGAGGCAGGAAGGGTAGAGACGGCCTCTTCCCTGCAACCTCCTGTATAAAGATAGCTGGCTTCTTCGGTAAGATAAAGTTAATTGAAAGTTTCAAACGGTTGTTTTCGTACAAGATATATCATATTTTCCCGTTTGGccaattcattaataaaaaaattatcaacattcattttcatttaagtatatatagaagaatattattatttattttattaaaacttaaaattatgtattttattttatttgtcaatacaAACCATTCATGCAcaactataaaaatatcaaaaaggagacttaaaagtaaaagacacagcaaaaatatcaacaactggcatgtacaaaataaaaaaaaactacgttaataaaaccaacttcaaaaaccgtaacaataactaaaaatttaatttaatacacctctgatgcaaacctttacctttaatattaataaaatactattatttatatgtggtacctattgatagctttgaagtcgttgccaagccaaatgtagaTACCTACCacgcaataatattaaaggtaaaagttTGCATcggaggtgtattaaattaaatttttagttaattgatacttttcagttttgtatgtcggttttttttaacatagtttttatttatttttttactttttagtgagAGTTTAtagagagaaagggaagccagataCACTGGCGTACCGCGTTACGTTACAAAGCGGTTAAACTTCCCATAAGAAGCTTTATCACTTCAAAATACATGTCAGTAAATTCGTACTGTATTAGGTAGTGGTAAAACACCATTAAGTTACACCCGAAGGTTCGAAAGCTTTGCACTCAATACCGCATGATTTAACGGATGTAACAACTGTGTGCATAGTGgagactaaaattaaaaaaaatgtgacagAGGAACTTCATTGGCTTGaaattatagatttaaaaaaatatatcagatactaactgacccggcagacttcgtactgtctcaatggataaataaaagacctaaactgctgtataaaaaaaactcaaaacaaacaaaaggaattctttttttacaaaactttagatttatcaatctacataaaaaaaaccttatagatagttaacaactgtagttaatctactattgttacctaaaattaagtttaatttttacctcctgaaaaagttggaaagatataaaaattcttattagttattcatttgaagccattattttaatttgatttctgaacgacgggggacacatgaaaggaaaaacaaaatcgtaatttttatttaattctgaggagtttcatatttattcattttaaaccttctctggacttccacaattaatttaagaccataaatagccaaatcggtccagccgttctcgagttttagcgagactaacgaacagcaattcatttttatgtatatagattaaCAGCGCTATTTCGGTTGACagtatattatactattttgtTGTATTGTTAACTTAAGGTCTGATTTCACCATTGAAGGAGAACGCGATTAGAATGCTTTGGTTATTTAATCAACACAAAATTAACGCACCTATAGCCTCAACATGTTTAAATGGTGACTGCTGAATTTTGGACGCTTAACAtctttactaatatataaaattctcgtgtcatggtgttaaacattgaactcctccgaaacggcttgaccgattctgatgaagttttgagtgcatattgggtaggtctgagaatcggacaacatctatttttcatccccctaaatgttgaggacacacgaatttttttttttttgatattttttttaaatttgtttgaatatgagtcagcataaaaaatacatacaacttcaaattttcacccatctacaatcaacagttacttttgtatcgcgattttaatatcggcaatacaacgtttgctgggtcagctagtattatattaatatatatggtAGGTGaagtaaaaaagaaaataataatataaaaagattaaacaaaataataagtaacaaaGAAATACGAGTATAACCTTAGGGAAAGTCTTCGCTGTATAGTAGTAGTAGATATTATAGTCTTATCTATATAGGAAAATATTTTATcgacacccatgctttaaatcctctattaaagtttctgaaacagttagcttattaccaacattaaaacacccaatgttctaataaccattacatcatccaaacgagtgttgtaatgttgtactgaatttcataacaacactccctatttttttttcaatcccttcatgctcaaagatttttaacaaacagccacattcttactgctcgatgcgtggtatctgtatgaatttcaaaaaaagaacattttcgtttacgcgctttccacactaccagaacgtcgcgcgccataaaaaaagtaggttattagaatccccgccatttttcttagatatttttattgctttgtttacaaaaaatgagcgattcattttaaacgctgcaaaagaacataatattcaagtgaattttaattattgctctatacaaaatgtaaattactacaaaaataaataattctttcattaagacttagtttatttgtatataatcagtaattgatgatattaggttactactaggactggctgttttaatgttagcagtaagctgttttagaatcttttagaggattcatattatgggtgtagataaagtcttgtatgcaactgttcataattaggtattaaaccACTCATGtcatactattatcacactcggcttcgcctcatGAGATAAATCcaaattcgtgttttaataccctttgttacacaacagttgcataaataactaatatttattgGCGCTTAAGAGCTGCCACTGAGTTTTATCAAACTCAGTTTGAAGTGTCTGGTGAATTCGGGACTAAGGATTACGATGATATCATAACGCGCGCCATCTATAATCGTTTTTAGACTCTCAGTGTAATAGATTATTGAAGTAAGTATTCGCATTGATTACCTTGGTTCAATTACATATTTCAGATGATACAGGGGAGACTATAACAGTGAGAGGGTGTGGTTTGGACTCCGGCACTGCGACCACAGACACAGAAATCATTAGAATGTCACACTGTGGccgattttattataatgacagGTAAATATCACGAAGGACAAGTTACTCTAATGCCCTTCTCTGACTTTGCGCAACAGCGGTAAGACATCAGCATATTCGGGTGCCGAAAACATGTCGCACCGCCAGCACCTACGCAAATGTCGGTAAAAAGTTATGCCGCTTGTGCCGTTACGAAGAATGTCGTCTTCGAGATCGAgtggaaaggttattatagcataaacgattttcttaatgacaccacggactgggattaaagcgaacaccctcaggctctttaattataaatgtttattttacgatattacgttgtaatccatattttatataaaaaaaaaggcccgctgagtttcttgcgcccattcttctcaggtctgaggcagtctcttttgaatgggtggtagattttgacgttcaataagtgattttaaatcctattttgaataaaaatatttgaatttgaaatggaATTTGAGTGAAGATTCTTTAGTTCGTTATAAAGGTTtgccttaaaaaaaataaaacgttaTTGGCATccttatatagataataatataaactgtcGAATGTTTGTTGCGGCTAAGGAACTTTTGCAGAATGCAGATTTTATCTATATACAGAGTGAAAAAAGAAACACATTGACAGCTCTTGTATACCATGGCCCTAGcaattacaaaacaaaacacaGGGTTAAGGGATTTTAGAACTTGTCATGCATGGAGAGCCAATCAGGAACGCTCCATTGAAATATAGGCGCTTGGTTAGCCTACAATACCGCGTATTACTGCTGCTGCGGCGACAAGTCAGAAAAAGGCCTTAAACAAtgtattttttactaaaataaatgatttatatcgtcacagatttaaaaaatgttatttaagaCCGCCTATTACACCTATAAATTagctaaagatttttttttaatttttattgtaagtcTGTATGCAATAAAGGGTCTCTATATAGATCTATAGAGATATAACTGTGGCGCCTATTATGTCAATTTTGAAATCAAGATATTTCTGATTATATGCTCTTCAGGGACGTGCATATGATAggtataggcaattaggcagtgcatACCTCGttttgaacctaaataaatatagcactagtgctaaattcaatttagtttaatttggttccgttattttactaccaaacttctattgaattcccactcataaaatttttccttacgctagatactacaTACCTACAGTAAGCAgtctttgcttattccaaagctcaactacaacTAGTTCGATCCgtagtgcctaccttgctaaaaaaccaatgcacgcccctgatgcCCTTAGCATTACCATACCTACAGAGATCATTAATGAAGCGATTTAGCTACGCTGTGTCGAAAGACGCGTAGTGCCGCGTAGTACCTAATGCGTAGTGCCTTTAAAACCACTTTGGTAAAAGAGATAGGTAGAGATAAATTGACCATAGTGTATAGTTGGTGTAAGGGTTAGATTTATAGACTAAAGAAAGACTTTGCTCATACTTATCTAGCGAGTGGAGTCAAAGTCCGTATTTATAAACATCGCCTTGAGTGCGAGATAAGCTTCAACTTTAGCTTACACTTAAGTCCACACTCCACGATAACAACAACTTAGGAAAAACTCAGACTATAATCCGAACAAAAATTTCATGCGTGATCAGAACAGCTGTTGTTTGACGTTTTAAAATACCCATATAATAACAATGTCTGCTCTCACGCATGGAATGCGTTCAGTTGCTCATAACAAATAAGTTAACAAGTCCGTATTTCGCATAGATCATTCATCGATttccacttttttttatggaaaaggaggacataggagcgtacgggtcacctggtgttaag
The sequence above is a segment of the Leptidea sinapis chromosome 29, ilLepSina1.1, whole genome shotgun sequence genome. Coding sequences within it:
- the LOC126973336 gene encoding uncharacterized protein LOC126973336, which translates into the protein MGSKDTTGLVLNQATTVVFVLLLFIETAHSIDCFKCVSQNGHFPACDDPFHNNHSLQMLESPCMGGRKGRDGLFPATSCIKIAGFFDDTGETITVRGCGLDSGTATTDTEIIRMSHCGRFYYNDRYVHGCLQSCNDADACNTTTRTSPVLLLIVFSISLCTYLFS